The following coding sequences are from one Mugil cephalus isolate CIBA_MC_2020 chromosome 9, CIBA_Mcephalus_1.1, whole genome shotgun sequence window:
- the LOC125013977 gene encoding LOW QUALITY PROTEIN: 52 kDa repressor of the inhibitor of the protein kinase-like (The sequence of the model RefSeq protein was modified relative to this genomic sequence to represent the inferred CDS: deleted 2 bases in 1 codon), translating into MPNFCAAPNCTRKSTQSDLAFFRFPRDPERCRIWVENCRRADLEAKTSDQLNKHYRLCAKHFDPAMVCKTSPYRTVLKDTAIPTIFDLTSHLKNPHTRHRKRIKELTDEDIRKIKERRLQSAEQAAKNEAVEDSTATSEDEPQLSTEEKEFREYLRSLFEVMVMLGKQSIPVVAGKIFETELESNNFLAILNYCMNAGDDALKKRFEATAVNSEYLSATQQSQLLDIFENTVREEMLMEVRESRFFSIVTGDLVEFAGDKHLPLFLRFVNQHNVLREEFLDFVPFDGDEPALVERLEAQLTDRWGLSMEDCRGQAHKATGTYSTKMKAVAVLLMEKYPLALHMPCSHLALNIHIANCLPFPNVQIVMETLRRIGSFFKTPLTQEELERAISTHYQKNEEKANALKQQASTDWTQQHNVFDVLLDILPPLLLCMDNIRDNDDGKFTGSVSADAYSITEILAEFEIIVTIVILKNVLTFTRAFGRNVQGETLDVFFAATSLTAVLHSLNEVNDNIDVYHEFWYEEAVNVAALMEIPVTVPRLFVRKQRLADTGEIQAESYYKEYVTMPVIHGIMQEVEDMFSETNLKTLKCLSLVPAVMGQMKFNTTEENYADVYRSDLPNPDTLPAELHCWRIKWKHRGKEVRLPTTIHETLQLPDVKFFPNVNSFLKVLSTLPVLKIEGDKSGTANERLQAYLDSVPAKQWNKSLAMLNINTHVRHDLDVMVDKYCRLYAEDDPESEDKSEATEETTEETTEETTEETTEEAAEED; encoded by the exons ATGCCCAATTTTTGCGCGGCCCCAAACTGTACACGGAAGAGCACTCAGTCAGATTTGGCATTTTTTAGGTTTCCACGGGACCCAGAGAG ATGCAGAATCTGGGTAGAGAACTGCCGCAGGGCAGATCTGGAGGCGAAGACATCAGACCAGCTGAATAAGCACTACAGATTATGTGCCAAACACTTCGACCCAGCCATGGTGTGCAAGACA AGCCCCTACAGGACTGTGTTAAAGGATACAGCCATTCCAACCATATTTGATCTCACAAGCCATTTAAAGAATCCCCACACCAGACATCGCAAGCGGATAAAAGAGCtc ACCGATGAGGATATAAGGAAAATTAAGGAGAGGAGAT TACAATCTGCTGAACAGGCTGCAAAAAATGAGGCGGTTGAGGATAGCACAGCCACCAGCGAGGACGAACCTCAGCTATCCACAGAGGAGAAGGAATTTCGTGAATACCTGAGGTCCTTATTTGAGGTCATGGTGATGTTGGGAAAGCAGAGTATCCCTGTCGTGGCCGGCAAAATCTTTGAGACTGAACTCGAGTCAAACAACTTCCTGGCCATCCTCAACTATTGCATGAATGCCGGAGATGATGCGTTGAAGAAACGGTTCGAGGCAACAGCCGTGAACTCGGAATACCTTTCTGCAACCCAGCAGTCTCAGCTCCTGGACATTTTTGAGAACACGGTGCGAGAGGAGATGCTAATGGAGGTCAGGGAGAGTCGCTTCTTCTCCATTGTGACTGGGGATCTTGTTGAGTTTGCCGGTGACAAACACCTGCCTCTGTTTTTACGCTTTGTGAATCAGCATAACGTTCTCCGGGAGGAGTTTTTAGACTTCGTGCCGTTTGATGGTGATGAGCCTGCACTTGTAGAGAGGCTAGAGGCCCAGCTGACTGACCGCTGGGGGCTGAGCATGGAGGACTGCCGTGGTCAGGCCCACAAGGCCACTGGGACTTACTCCACCAAGATGAAAGCAGTAGCAGTGTTGCTGATGGAGAAATATCCTCTGGCGCTGCACATGCCTTGCTCTCATTTGGCACTTAACATCCACATTGCTAACTGCCTGCCTTTTCCCAACGTCCAGATTGTCATGGAGACTCTGAGGAGGATCGGCTCTTTCTTTAAAACCCCGTTAACTCAGGAGGAGCTTGAGAGAGCGATCTCCACCCACTACcagaaaaatgaagagaaagCAAATGCACTAAAGCAACAAGCT TCAACAGACTGGACTCAGCAACACAACGTGTTCGACGTCCTGCTTGATATTTTGCCGCCTCTGTTGCTGTGCATGGACAACATTCGGGACAATGACGATGGGAAGTTTACCGGTTCTGTATCTGCGGATGCTTATTCAATAACAGAAATTCTTGCCGAATTTGAGATCATCGTCACCATCGTCATCCTAAAAAACGTTCTTACATTCACCAGAGCCTTTGGGAGGAATGTCCAAGGGGAAACGCTCGATGTGTTTTTCGCTGCCACCAGTTTAACCGCCGTCCTTCATTCGCTAAACGAGGTCAACGACAACATTGATGTCTACCACGAGTTCTGGTATGAGGAGGCCGTGAATGTGGCTGCGCTGATGGAGATTCCTGTGACCGTTCCGAGGCTGTTCGTCCGCAAGCAGCGTCTGGCCGATACTGGTGAGATCCAAGCGGAGTCGTACTACAAGGAGTACGTAACGATGCCCGTAATCCACGGCATCATGCAAGAGGTGGAGGACATGTTCTCCGAGACCAACCTCAAAACTCTGAAGTGCCTCTCGCTGGTTCCAGCAGTCATGGGCCAGATGAAGTTCAACACCACCGAGGAGAACTATGCGGACGTGTACCGCAGCGACCTCCCCAACCCCGACACGCTCCCCGCAGAGCTTCACTGCTGGAGAATCAAGTGGAAGCACAGAGGCAAAGAGGTGCGCCTCCCCACCACCATCCATGAAACCCTGCAGCTTCCCGACGTCAAGTTCTTTCCCAACGTCAACTCCTTCCTCAAAGTGCTTTCCACCTTGCCGGTGCTGAAAATAGAAGGCGACAAGAGCGGCACGGCGAACGAGCGGCTGCAGGCCTACCTCGACAGCGTGCCCGCCAAGCAGTGGAACAAAAGTCTGGCGATGCTCAACATCAACACTCACGTGAGGCACGACCTGGATGTCATGGTGGACAAATACTGCAGACTCTATGCAGAAGATGACCCAGAGTCAGAGGACAAGTCCGAGGCGACTGAGGAGACGACTGAGGAGACGACTGAGGAGACGACTGAGGAGACAACTGAAGAGGCAGCTGAGGAAGATTAG